Proteins encoded within one genomic window of Glycine soja cultivar W05 chromosome 1, ASM419377v2, whole genome shotgun sequence:
- the LOC114408787 gene encoding uncharacterized protein LOC114408787, giving the protein MALYLDEEEIWKCPKHPSKRRRSGICHICLRDRLVTLCPDCANVRPCSCYATSSSSSSSSSSSFSRFSGASDSVGRVHNLIEREPGLRRSRSMAIPFLRSRSRFSGGGGGDRVLDLDSARESPAMNGSRSARSFWSMFKSQKSSRHGGGEQEWEAKKILAEERDGDGSINPVMARSRSVAVTAVARVSGDGELRPRTKGKGWFFPSPMKAFRQSKVSKVVQEHSPLYRVRS; this is encoded by the exons ATGGCGTTGTACCTGGACGAAGAAGAGATTTGGAAGTGCCCGAAGCATCCATCGAAGCGAAGAAGAAGCGGAATTTGCCATATTTGCCTTCGCGACCGTCTCGTAACTCTTTGCCCTGACTGTGCTAACGTGCGCCCCTGTTCCTGCTACGCCACCagctcctcctcctcttcttcctcttcgTCTTCCTTCTCGCGTTTTTCCGGCGCCAGCGACTCCGTCGGCCGCGTCCACAACCTCATCGAGCGGGAGCCAGGGCTGCGACGCTCGCGCTCCATGGCGATTCCGTTTCTCCGATCGAGGTCGCGGTTCTCCGGCGGCGGCGGAGGAGATAGGGTTTTGGATCTCGATAGCGCGAGGGAGTCGCCGGCGATGAACGGAAGCCGGTCGGCGAGGTCGTTCTGGTCAATGTTCAAGTCGCAGAAGAGCAGTAGACACGGCGGCGGTGAGCAGGAGTGGGAAGCGAAGAAGATATTGGCAGAGGAACGCGACGGCGACGGGAGCATAAATCCGGTGATGGCGCGGTCAAGGTCGGTGGCTGTGACGGCGGTAGCGAGGGTTTCTGGCGACGGAGAATTGAGACCGCGGACGAAGGGGAAAGGGTGGTTCTTTCCGAGCCCGATGAAGGCTTTCCGGCAATCCAAGGTCTCTAAAGTGGTTCAAGAACACTCTCCTTTGTATAGAG taCGATCTTGA
- the LOC114406271 gene encoding putative gamma-glutamylcyclotransferase At3g02910: MERESEKAKPHLIFAYGTLKRGFPNHYLMEELRSKDDAVLLGSYVTNEPYPLVCGPHGIPYLIKLPGSGHRVKGEVYAVSEEAVVVLDEFEGVSAGYYERLAVTAAEEKEGGGKVEAEAYWGHRRFGEVLWKMKGEVGLREYGEKEAREYVRKEDRSGGRNTILDLVP, from the coding sequence ATGGAGAGAGAGAGCGAAAAGGCGAAACCGCACTTGATCTTCGCGTACGGCACGTTGAAGCGAGGCTTTCCGAACCACTATCTGATGGAGGAGTTGAGGAGCAAAGACGACGCCGTTTTGCTTGGCAGCTACGTGACGAACGAGCCTTATCCGCTGGTGTGTGGGCCCCACGGGATCCCATACCTGATCAAACTACCCGGGTCGGGGCATCGCGTGAAGGGCGAGGTCTATGCCGTGTCGGAGGAGGCGGTGGTTGTGCTGGACGAGTTCGAAGGCGTGAGCGCGGGGTATTACGAGCGGTTAGCGGTGACGGCGGCGGAGGAGAAGGAGGGTGGGGGGAAGGTGGAGGCGGAGGCGTATTGGGGACACAGGAGATTCGGTGAAGTGTTGTGGAAGATGAAGGGGGAAGTTGGGTTGAGGGAGTATGGGGAGAAAGAAGCAAGAGAGTATGTGAGGAAGGAGGACAGAAGCGGTGGCAGAAACACTATTCTTGACCTTGTTCCTTAA
- the LOC114408794 gene encoding uncharacterized protein LOC114408794 has product MESQTSTREKESLNLREVPEADKTLGLDMAKGSAFCKMGEGWTCIITKTEGPDAGKVFVKCGENCTCTIEGEAVSQELNLPPDVVSSSGSGAFCKCGEGWSCVIFRTEGPDAGSGKGFAECAGQCSCTIDDKST; this is encoded by the exons ATGGAGTCCCAGACTTCCACACGAGAGAAGGAGTCTCTCAATCTCAG GGAAGTCCCAGAAGCAGATAAAACCTTGGGCTTGGACATGGCCAAGGGCAGCGCATTCTGCAAGATGGGTGAAGGTTGGACATGCATCATAACTAAAACTGAGGGGCCTGATGCTGGCAAAGTTTTCGTTAAATGTGGTGAAAATTGCACCTGTACCAT TGAGGGCGAAGCAGTGTCCCAAGAATTGAATTTGCCACCTGATGTTGTGAGCAGCAGTGGCAGTGGAGCATTCTGCAAGTGTGGTGAAGGGTGGAGTTGTGTCATTTTCAGGACTGAAGGCCCTGATGCAGGCTCTGGCAAGGGCTTTGCTGAATGCGCTGGACAGTGTTCTTGTACTATTGATGACAAATCCACCTAA
- the LOC114408802 gene encoding glycine-rich cell wall structural protein 1.0-like, producing the protein MATTSKVILSNVLFVLLCLGICSAARTLLTIEDHVNLHGAVGTVAGGYGGGGGSGGGGGVEHGGGGYGEGAGGGEGAGAGYVAVGGGHGGGGGSGGGGGAGGADGGGYGGGAGKGGGEGYGGGGANGGGGGSGGGGGGGAGGAGGGYGGGEGSGAGGGYGGGNGGGGGGGSGGGGGGGGAGGAHGGGYGGGEGAGGGYGGGNGGGGGGGSGGGGGGGAGGAHGGGYGGGEGAGQGAGGGYGGGAVGGGSGGGGGGGSGGGGARGGGYGAGGGSGEGGGHGGGYYP; encoded by the coding sequence ATGGCAACTACTTCTAAGGTAATTCTGAGTAACGTTCTctttgtgttgttgtgtttaggGATTTGCTCTGCTGCTAGAACACTCCTCACAATAGAGGACCATGTGAACTTGCATGGCGCTGTTGGAACTGTTGCCGGTGGTTATGGAGGTGGTGGAGGAAGCGGCGGTGGTGGTGGGGTAGAACATGGTGGAGGTGGATATGGAGAAGGAGCTGGAGGAGGAGAAGGTGCTGGTGCTGGATATGTTGCTGTGGGGGGTGGACACGGTGGCGGTGGAGGAAGCGGTGGTGGCGGCGGTGCTGGTGGTGCTGATGGTGGTGGATATGGAGGAGGGGCTGGTAAAGGGGGTGGTGAAGGATATGGTGGAGGTGGTGCAAATGGTGGTGGAGGTGGaagtggaggaggaggaggtggtggtgCAGGGGGTGCTGGTGGTGGTTATGGAGGTGGGGAAGGAAGTGGGGCTGGTGGTGGATACGGTGGAGGGAATGGTGGAGGAGGTGGAGGTggaagtggtggtggtggaggaggaggtggtGCTGGTGGAGCACATGGTGGTGGATATGGAGGTGGTGAAGGAGCTGGTGGTGGATACGGTGGAGGAAATGGTGGAGGAGGTGGCGGTGGAAGtggaggtggaggtggtggAGGTGCTGGTGGGGCACATGGAGGTGGATATGGTGGTGGTGAAGGTGCTGGACAAGGAGCTGGTGGAGGATATGGTGGTGGAGCAGTTGGTGGTGGtagcggcggcggcggcggcggcggctcTGGTGGTGGAGGTGCACGTGGGGGTGGATATGGAGCTGGTGGTGGGAGTGGTGAAGGTGGTGGCCACGGTGGTGGATACTACCCTTGA
- the LOC114406280 gene encoding glycine-rich cell wall structural protein 1.8-like — MASIHRLNSVLFFLLLALGISSARRALLTLDGGYGVGPGIGGGYGGYGGGSGGGQGGGVGYGGDHGTGYGGGGGGGSGGGAGYGGGVEHGGGGGYGGGKGGGAGGGYGAGGEHGIGYGGGGGSGAGGGGAGGYGEGGAHSGGYGSGGGAGDGGGAGGEHGGGYGGGQGGGVGAGGGYGDGGAHGGGYGGGQGGGAGGGYGAGGEHGGGYGGGEGGGAGGGYGASGEHGGGYGGGQGGGSGGGYGAGGDHGAAGYGGGAGGGAGGGYGAGGEHGIGYGGGGGSGGGSGGGYGDGGAHGGGYGGGAGAGGGGGYGAGGAHGGGFGGGGGSGGGHGGYVP, encoded by the coding sequence ATGGCTTCTATACACAGGCTTAATagtgttcttttctttctacTATTGGCTCTTGGCATTTCTTCTGCCAGAAGGGCCCTTCTCACTCTTGATGGCGGCTATGGTGTAGGCCCTGGCATTGGTGGTGGTTATGGTGGATATGGAGGTGGTAGCGGTGGAGGACAAGGTGGGGGTGTAGGGTATGGTGGTGATCATGGAACTGgatatggtggtggtggtggtggtggaagcgGCGGTGGTGCGGGTTATGGTGGTGGTGTAGAGCATGGTGGTGGAGGTGGTTATGGTGGAGGTAAAGGAGGTGGAGCTGGAGGAGGATATGGGGCTGGTGGAGAACATGGTATTGGGTATGGAGGAGGAGGTGGAAGTGGTGCTGGTGGTGGAGGAGCTGGTGGGTATGGTGAAGGAGGAGCACATAGTGGTGGATATGGAAGTGGTGGAGGAgctggtgatggtggtggtgcaGGAGGAGAGCATGGTGGTGGTTATGGTGGTGGCCAAGGAGGTGGGGTTGGAGCAGGTGGAGGGTATGGTGATGGTGGAGCACATGGAGGTGGTTATGGTGGCGGCCAAGGAGGTGGAGCAGGTGGAGGGTATGGTGCTGGTGGGGAGCATGGTGGTGGATATGGCGGTGGTGAAGGAGGTGGAGCAGGTGGAGGGTATGGTGCAAGTGGAGAACATGGTGGTGGTTATGGTGGTGGTCAAGGAGGAGGAAGTGGAGGAGGGTATGGTGCTGGTGGAGATCATGGTGCTGCTGGCTATGGTGGTGGAGCTGGAGGTGGAGCTGGTGGAGGCTATGGTGCCGGTGGAGAACATGGCATTGGCTAtggaggaggtggtggaagtGGTGGAGGGAGTGGAGGAGGTTATGGTGATGGAGGAGCTCATGGAGGTGGATACGGTGGCGGCGCGGGTGCCGGTGGAGGAGGAGGGTATGGGGCTGGTGGAGCACATGGTGGTGGTTTtggaggaggtggtggaagtGGTGGTGGCCATGGTGGCTATGTTCCCTAA
- the LOC114408811 gene encoding ubiquitin carboxyl-terminal hydrolase 20-like, whose protein sequence is MCLSLSSPAMASEEPMDAPPAPNLLSETLSAAELVADLGGDYALFPPGGGSTEFRQLDDDVSSSLWSSALVSNSRVSAVAPESWIAPQGNWLLPENEGSDNAESASEVVPSKMGAGLVNLGNTCFLNAILQCFTHTVPLVQGLRSSTHPIPCSGHKDGFCVICALRIHVERSLAASGGTFSPLEFVNNLKYFSSDFRRYQQEDAHEFMQCTLDKLERCFLGLKKSNLNFEDVNLVEKVFGGRLISKLQCSTCDHTSNTFEPLIDMSLEIDNVDSLPSALESFTKVENIDDNLQCDNCKEEVSMEKQLMLDQTPSVAAFHLKRFKTDGILVEKIDKHIDFPLELDLQPYTIKVMEDPGAENDVPLKYDLYAIVVHTGLSSTSGHYFCFVRSAPDTWHKLDDSMVTEVSVETVLSQEAYILFYARQGTPWFLSIMEEKTQCLNPNIMSTSPKSVLDVGDNMCKSNPILLPNIERSVAEESKEYSEPQFDYYCQEDHGFLEINDTEDVTHGSGQLLSGSNQEIFYSNTSKDVDAQKLFSSRGGHKVATHGCGQLLSGLNQESVGLNSSKNVDAQQLFRNWTTLDDSAMFDIGNSYIENGSLDNDNTFQEAVDFLEKAGFHSLTLPSLPPDDAPDKFHISCDNLKRQNHRSCKRSSNKLTGDSEERREAVKYLCKNRSRRGALLKFVTPNKVLDKKRKNMDSLQCKKSTKKPSHTSVTPPVAAGSSR, encoded by the exons ATGTGTCTCTCACTCTCTTCACCAGCTATGGCATCCGAGGAGCCAATGGATGCTCCCCCCGCGCCGAATCTGCTTTCCGAAACCCTAAGTGCCGCCGAATTGGTCGCCGATTTGGGCGGTGATTACGCTCTGTTCCCGCCCGGCGGCGGTTCTACCGAGTTCCGGCAGCTCGACGACGACGTCTCGTCTTCGCTTTGGTCGTCGGCGTTGGTTTCGAATTCGCGCGTCTCCGCAGTGGCGCCGGAATCGTGGATTGCTCCACAAGGAAATTGGCTCTTACCTGAAAATGAAGGTTCAGACAATGCTGAATCTGCCTCTGAAGTCGTGCCTTCTAAGATG GGAGCAGGGCTTGTGAATCTTGGCAATACTTGCTTTCTCAATGCTATTCTGCAATGCTTTACGCATACAGTGCCTCTGGTGCAGGGTCTTCGTTCCAGCACTCATCCTATCCCTTGTTCTG GTCATAAGGATGGGTTCTGTGTCATTTGTGCTCTTCGTATCCATGTTGAACGTTCCTTAGCGGCTTCAGGAGGGACATTTTCACCCTTGGAATTTGTGAACAATTTGAAAT ATTTTTCTTCTGATTTTAGAAGATACCAGCAGGAAGATGCCCATGAATTTATGCAGTGTACCTTGGATAAACTGGAAAGATGTTTCCTAGGTTTGAAGAagagtaatttaaattttgaagatgTTAATCTTGTAGAGAAAGTATTTGGAGGCCGTCTCATTAGCAAA CTTCAATGTTCTACTTGTGACCACACTTCCAACACTTTTGAGCCACTTATTGATATGAGTTTAGAGATAGATAATGTAGATTCTCTTCCAAGTGCTCTGGAATCTTTTACTAAGGTGGAAAACATTGATGATAACCTTCAATGTGATAACTGCAAGGAAGAAGTGTCCATGGAGAAGCAGCTTATGTTGGATCAGACACCATCAGTTGCTGCATTTCATTTAAAGAGATTTAAGACAGATGGGATCCTTGTTGAAAAGATTGATAAGCATATTGATTTCCCATTGGAGTTAGACTTGCAGCCTTACACCATTAAAGTTATGGAAGACCCAGGGGCTGAAAATGAT gtACCATTgaaatatgatttatatgcCATTGTTGTGCATACTGGACTTTCATCTACTTCAGGGCATTACTTCTGCTTTGTTCGCTCAGCTCCAGACACATGGCATAAGTTGGATGATTCAATG GTTACTGAGGTCTCAGTAGAAACAGTACTGTCTCAGGAAGCATACATATTGTTTTATGCGCGACAGGGTACTCCATGGTTTTTGAGTATTATGGAAGAGAAAACACAATGTTTGAATCCAAATATTATGAGTACATCTCCTAAGTCTGTTTTAGACGTTGGTGACAACATGTGTAAATCAAATCCTATTTTACTTCCAAATATTGAAAGAAGTGTGGCTGAAGAATCCAAAGAGTATTCTGAGCCTCAGTTTGATTATTATTGTCAAGaagatcatggttttcttgaaaTAAATGACACTGAAGATGTGACTCATGGCTCTGGACAATTGCTCTCTGGATCAAATCAGGAAATTTTTTATTCGAATACCTCTAAAGATGTTGATGCCCAAAAGCTGTTTAGTAGTAGGGGGGGACATAAAGTTGCTACTCATGGCTGCGGACAATTGCTCTCTGGGTTAAATCAGGAAAGTGTTGGTTTGAATAGCTCAAAAAACGTTGATGCCCAACAGCTGTTTAGAAACTGGACCACCTTGGATGATAGTGCCATGTTTGACATTGGGAATTCATATATTGAGAACGGTAGTCTTGATAATGACAATACCTTTCAGGAAgctgttgattttttagagaagGCCGGTTTCCATTCTTTAACTCTGCCTAGCTTGCCTCCTGATGATGCTCCAG ATAAGTTCCACATCTCATGTGATAATTTGAAGAGACAGAATCATCGGAGCTGTAAAAGATCATCAAATAAGTTAACTGGGGATTCTGAAGAAAGACGAGAAGCTGTGAAATATCTTTGCAAGAATCGTTCAAGGAGAGGGGCACTTTTGAAATTTGTTACTCCAAACAAAGTTTTggacaagaagagaaaaaatatggATTCATTGCAGTGTAAGAAAAGCACCAAAAAACCAAGCCATACATCTGTCACCCCCCCTGTGGCCGCAGGAAGTTCACGGTGa